Within Syntrophorhabdaceae bacterium, the genomic segment CAGAATCTTTGGCAGGATAGACGTCCTGGTAAACTGCGCTGCTTTTCTAACAGGACTGAAAAGAAAACCCTTCTTTGAAATTGACCCTGCTGAATGGGACAGAGTGATGGCGGTAAACGTAAAAGGCCCCTGGCTCTGCACAAGTGCGGTGTTTCCCCATATGAAGTCACAGGGGAAAGGAAAGATCATCAACTTCACTTCAGAGACTTTTTTCACAGGCTCACCAGGCTTTGTCCATTATGTAAGCTCCAAGGGTGGCATTATAGGGTTGACGCGAAGCCTTGCCGTTGAACTCGGTCCTTACAACATCAACATGAATGCGATTGCACCTGGGTTCACCGATACTGAGGGAGGCCGTGCTGTGGGTGATATCACGAAATATGATGTAAGCCGCACCCCCATGGGCCGGCTGGAGCAGCCCCATGATCTGTTTGGAGCCGTGATCTTCCTTTCCTCCGATGACAGTGATTTCGTCACCGGACAAACCATCCTGGTTGACGGAGGAAGGGTCTTGCATTAAGGATGAGACACAGTGTGCGTACCGTGAGAATGGGAGCGGCCTCATTTAGCCAGAAGTTGTTTGGAGAGGCGGCCGCCAATTACCAGAGTAAATAGTAAAATTAGCAGTCCGCGTCCTTGGATCATGTCAGCAAAGATAATGTAGGCAAGGACAAAAAATACGATCATATGGAAAGGTTGGAGGTAACGATGGCTAAATTGCTGTGGGAACCAAGCGAAGAGAGAAAAAGAAATGCGAACATAACAAGGTTCATGGAGTTCGTAACCCAGCGGTACGGAAAAAATCTTCGTACCTACGCGGAGCTTTATGCATGGTCGATAGAGTATATCCCTGAGTTCTATGGCGCCATGTGGGATTTCATGGGCATTAAAACGTCCAAGAGCTACGAAAAAGTCGTAGATGACGTGAACAAATTTCCGGGGGCAAAATGGTTTACGGGGGCACGGTTAAATTTCGCAGAGAATCTTTTGAGATATAGAGATGATCGCACTGCCTTTATATTCAAAGCAGAATCAGAGAAATCGTTCAAAATGACATATGCGGAGCTGTACGATCAGGTAGCGCGCCTCGCAAAACCTCTTAAGGAGATGGGCGTTAAACCTGGAGACCGTGTAGTCGCCTATATGCCGAACGTGGTAGAGACGGTGGTCGCTATGCTCGCTGCTACTAGTCTTGGCGCCATATGGTCGTCCTGTGGCCTGGAGCTTGGGCCAAAAGCAGTGCTGGACCGCTTCACCCAAATTGAACCAAAGGTGCTGTTTGCGGGGAACGGCTACATGTACAAAGGAAAGACCTTCAACACTCTATTGAATGTGGCAGAGGTCGTACAGGGATTGCCCTCGCTTGAGAAAGTCATCATGATG encodes:
- a CDS encoding 3-oxoacyl-ACP reductase family protein, with the translated sequence MRLKDRVVIVTGAAQGLGKAFSVALAKEGARIMAADIAGCERTVDEVETSGGVATTMRADVSSPEETQMMAEETVRIFGRIDVLVNCAAFLTGLKRKPFFEIDPAEWDRVMAVNVKGPWLCTSAVFPHMKSQGKGKIINFTSETFFTGSPGFVHYVSSKGGIIGLTRSLAVELGPYNINMNAIAPGFTDTEGGRAVGDITKYDVSRTPMGRLEQPHDLFGAVIFLSSDDSDFVTGQTILVDGGRVLH